The nucleotide window ATAATGATAACGGAATGTTTTTTTGACAATTCTAGGTTCATGGGGTATTGCCCCCTTCCCCACCTACCGCAGCCTTTTTCTGTTTGTTACTTGCATTCTGTACTTGTGGAACATCTAGCCTTACCTCGTATTCAGCAAAATAACGGGGAACTATATCCTCTTCCTTTAATTTAGAATTGGCTAACCCTTCTGATTGAAGAGTATTGTCATTTTTAAGAATATCCGAAGTTTTTGCTTCGCTGATGACCGCTTCGTCCACCCAAGGATATGCTGCTATAGCGTTTAAGTAGTAGGCCGCATCACTCTTTGTATCAAACTGTACGCGTTCCGTAATTACATTTTCCTCATCCAGTTGAAATTCTAGCATAAACCCACTTTGCGGAAGCGACTTTGTGAGTTCCTGGATTACATATACCATATTATATGGCTGATTCTTCGCCCAGTTAATGGCGTTTTCCAGTTCAACAACAGATTTAGAAGATTGATATTGTGCTAGCTTTTTATGCTGCTCGGCTAAGATTTCTTGATTCATCGATATTTGCTGCTCCACCATTTTTATGTCTTGTTTTTTACCATTTAAATAAATGGAAAAAACGACTGCAACGATGATGAGTAAAATGACCATTCCACCAGCAATTACGTAAACAGCAATATTTTTTTCATCCCTTTTCGGAAGGAGGTTAATATCTACCAGCATTTCTACACCTCTTTTAAACCTAAACCAACATTTAAATGAAACTGAGCAGGAATTGGTCCCGCACTAGTATTCATGTCGTTTAGTTTCATCATAGGGACATCAAACCTATTTCCCATTTGTTCAAAAATCTCATCTAACCAAGGATGATCGCCATCAAGGATCATTGTTTGCACCTGTTTTTTTCCTTGATTCAAGGAATAACGATAAAAATTCATGACTTTATCAATCTCATTGTATATACTTTCAAGAGAGGTTAGGATATCCTGACGATCTCCACTATATTGAAAGGATAAGAACGAATCCTTGCTAGTGGAATGGATCCATTTTTCCCTCTTACTATCCATATTTAATTGTCTCATAAAGACTGGTAAATGATTTTCAAAAATACATACATTAACCGTTTGCAAATCAATTTGTACCAACAAATGATTGTCATTAGATTTAGCCGGATCTAGTTGATAGTAATATCTATTTAATGCGAGTGAGGATAGATCTGCGGCAATTGGTTTTAATTTAACACGCTCAAATAAATCCATATATTCTCTTACAACATCTTCAGGGGCAGCAAATAATAGGATTTCATTCGTTTCTTTATCATTGTTTTCTTGGAGGAAAAAATCAAAAACGGGATCTTCAAATGGAAGGTGAATACTGGTTCCTATCTCCATATATAAATATCCATTTATTTCGTCTTCTTTGATTTCTTTTGGAATCGATACTTTACGAATCACAACAAATGGATCAGGGACTAAAAAACGGATCATTCTTTTTGATATTTTCCATTCGGAAACACATTGTTCAAGGATGGTTGACAAGGTCTCAACGTCTAGAATTTTCCCTTCTTTGATCAATCCAGATGGCAAATAGTACTCACCCATTCTTTGAATCACTAGGGGTTGAGTCTGCTTCAATTCGACAAACCGTAAAGCATGATCCTTAATCGATATGTTTATCGTTTTGTTTATACCAAACTTAAAATTGATCGCCATGTTGAAGACTCCTTACATGAAATGGATATACCATTGAATAATATTTTCACCAAAAAAATAAGCAGCGATGGTCCCGATTGCAATATAGGGGCCAAAAGGTATAGGCTTCCTCTTTTTCACCTTTCCAGTCATCATTCCAATTACACCAAAGAATGCTCCAAAAAAAGTGGATAAAAAGAAAGAAATTAGTACAAGTTTAGTTCCTAGTGCAAGCCCAATGACGGCAAATAACTTGATATCCCCGCCACCCATACCACCTTTGCTTACAACAGCGATAAGGAGAAGAAGAGAAAAACCAACTACTGCACCTAGAGCCGAGTCCCACCATGGGGAAAGCGGCAGAAAGCATCGTTCTATTAGAAAAATGACCGAAAAGACAAGCAGAACCTTATCGGGAATAATCATGTAATGAATATCGGATACAAAAATGATAACCATCAACGATACTAAGGTCCAGGCAATAATGAGTTCAAAGCTCCAGCCCATCAGGATTGGCGCCATCATAAAAAGAATCCCTGTAATTAGTTCGATAATAGGATAGAAGGGCGAAATGGGCGCCATGCAGCGCCGACATTTCCCCCTTAAAAATAGGTACGATAAAACCGGTATTAAATCTATAGCTGTTAAGGTATGATTACAATTCGGACAATGTGAACGCGGTTTTACAATAGATTGATTTAATGGAACTCGCAGGCCGACTACGTTGTAGAAAGAGCCGAATACGGTCCCGTATATAAAGAGTAGGAAGTTAATCAAGGCCTATTCCTCATTTTAAGGAGTTTCAACTTCTTCTGTGGTTTCTCCATTAACAGTAAGATCTGAACCACTATCTTTAATGTTTTTAATAGTTGCATTAGTAAATTTCACAGTCTTTTTACCAACATTTCTAACAGTAGCAGTAAGTTTGTAAGTTACTTTATTATTAGTGTCTTCGTTAATAGCCACTTTATAAGAAGTAAAATTTTCATTATCAATATCAATATATGAACCTAATTCTTTTTGAGTAAGTTCAACAGTTGATGCACCATTTGCAGCAACATAAGTCTTTGCAGAATTTAAAATTTGAATTGCGTCAGACTTAACGGCATCTACCCTTGACTTCTGAATAATCCCACCAATACTAGGAATCGCAATTGCAGCAATAATCCCCAAAATAACGATAACCGCTAATAGTTCAATTAAAGTTAAACCTTTTTGATTCTTTAATCTTTGTCCTAATCTTTGTAACATAATCATTCTCCTTTTATATGCTTTTAGTACTATGACATTCGTCATGTAAGTATATTATACTAGATAAAAATAATAATAGAAATTGTATTTTTTAGGAATATTTTGTCTTATCCGACATGTTGGAAAATGTCAAACATCGGAATCATAATCGAAGTGACAATGGTACCGACTAAACCTGCTAATAAGACAATCATGAGCGGCTCCATTAGGGACTTAAGTCGATCCGTTGCACTTTCTACTTCACGCTCATAA belongs to Neobacillus sp. OS1-2 and includes:
- a CDS encoding fimbrial assembly protein; its protein translation is MLVDINLLPKRDEKNIAVYVIAGGMVILLIIVAVVFSIYLNGKKQDIKMVEQQISMNQEILAEQHKKLAQYQSSKSVVELENAINWAKNQPYNMVYVIQELTKSLPQSGFMLEFQLDEENVITERVQFDTKSDAAYYLNAIAAYPWVDEAVISEAKTSDILKNDNTLQSEGLANSKLKEEDIVPRYFAEYEVRLDVPQVQNASNKQKKAAVGGEGGNTP
- the pilM gene encoding pilus assembly protein PilM; the encoded protein is MAINFKFGINKTINISIKDHALRFVELKQTQPLVIQRMGEYYLPSGLIKEGKILDVETLSTILEQCVSEWKISKRMIRFLVPDPFVVIRKVSIPKEIKEDEINGYLYMEIGTSIHLPFEDPVFDFFLQENNDKETNEILLFAAPEDVVREYMDLFERVKLKPIAADLSSLALNRYYYQLDPAKSNDNHLLVQIDLQTVNVCIFENHLPVFMRQLNMDSKREKWIHSTSKDSFLSFQYSGDRQDILTSLESIYNEIDKVMNFYRYSLNQGKKQVQTMILDGDHPWLDEIFEQMGNRFDVPMMKLNDMNTSAGPIPAQFHLNVGLGLKEV
- a CDS encoding A24 family peptidase — its product is MNFLLFIYGTVFGSFYNVVGLRVPLNQSIVKPRSHCPNCNHTLTAIDLIPVLSYLFLRGKCRRCMAPISPFYPIIELITGILFMMAPILMGWSFELIIAWTLVSLMVIIFVSDIHYMIIPDKVLLVFSVIFLIERCFLPLSPWWDSALGAVVGFSLLLLIAVVSKGGMGGGDIKLFAVIGLALGTKLVLISFFLSTFFGAFFGVIGMMTGKVKKRKPIPFGPYIAIGTIAAYFFGENIIQWYIHFM
- a CDS encoding prepilin-type N-terminal cleavage/methylation domain-containing protein, producing MLQRLGQRLKNQKGLTLIELLAVIVILGIIAAIAIPSIGGIIQKSRVDAVKSDAIQILNSAKTYVAANGASTVELTQKELGSYIDIDNENFTSYKVAINEDTNNKVTYKLTATVRNVGKKTVKFTNATIKNIKDSGSDLTVNGETTEEVETP